A single genomic interval of Trachemys scripta elegans isolate TJP31775 chromosome 3, CAS_Tse_1.0, whole genome shotgun sequence harbors:
- the GJB7 gene encoding gap junction beta-7 protein, with protein sequence MSWGFLRDILSGVNKYSTGIGRIWLAIVFIFRLLVYVVAAEHVWKDEQKEFECNIRQPGCENICFDHFFPISQIRLWALQLIMVSTPSLLVVLHVAYRESREKRHKMKLYKTPGSMDGGLLCTYLISLIFKTGFEIGFLVLFYKLYGGFNVPRLVKCDMRPCPNTVDCYISKPTEKKVFLYFVVVTSCLCIVLNVSELSYLIFKYTIKCYLERYNKKVQTMKSECQKLKYVDPAETASTAPFHSNASPVLVNMPDKPESNLPTDLRG encoded by the coding sequence ATGAGCTGGGGATTCCTGCGAGACATCCTAAGTGGAGTGAATAAATATTCAACAGGGATTGGCAGGATCTGGTTGGCTATTGTCTTTATATTCCGCTTGCTTGTCTATGTTGTGGCAGCAGAACATGTCTGGAAGGATGAACAGAAGGAATTCGAGTGCAACATCAGGCAACCGGGTTGTGAAAACATCTGCTTTGACCACTTCTTCCCCATTTCCCAGATCAGGCTTTGGGCCTTGCAACTGATCATGGTCTCCACCCCTTCTCTTTTAGTTGTTCTCCATGTTGCCTATCGAGAGAGCAGGGAAAAGCGACACAAAATGAAACTATACAAGACCCCAGGGAGCATGGATGGTGGATTGTTGTGTACTTATCTCATCagcctcattttcaaaacagGATTTGAAATTGGTTTCCTGGTTTTGTTTTACAAGTTGTATGGTGGATTCAATGTGCCACGCCTTGTGAAGTGTGACATGAGGCCATGTCCTAACACTGTAGATTGCTATATCTCCAAGCCCACAGAGAAGAAAGTCTTCCTCTATTTTGTGGTGGTGACTTCGTGCTTGTGCATTGTATTAAATGTAAGTGAACTGAGCTATTTGATTTTCAAATACACCATAAAATGTTACCTTGAGAGATATAACAAGAAAGTTCAAACCATGAAAAGTGAATGCCAGAAGCTGAAATACGTTGATCCCGCTGAAACAGCAAGTACAGCTCCGTTCCACAGCAATGCTTCACCAGTGCTCGTCAATATGCCAGATAAACCTGAAAGTAACTTACCTACTGATTTGAGAGGATAA